The following are encoded together in the Carassius auratus strain Wakin chromosome 34, ASM336829v1, whole genome shotgun sequence genome:
- the LOC113053347 gene encoding zona pellucida sperm-binding protein 4-like — protein sequence MVGIWCLVQLLLVCALCHAVPHWGKSLQDVQSLMTQQFPLQKPVQQPTYQQFPVQKPVQQPTYQQFPVQKPVQQPTYQQFPLQKPVQQPTYQQFPVQKPVQQPTYQQFPVQKPVQQPSNQQVPQQISLQKPVQQPKPQFPLQKPVVQTDPINKCAVADSEQIQCGLPGISGAECEAINCCFKAQQCYYGRTVTVQCIRDGQFVVVVSRDVTLPRLSLDSVHLLGGNDPPCAPVGSTPSFAIYQFPVTACGTSVMEDGGYVVYENRMTSSYEVGVGPYGSITRDSNFEFLFQCRYSETSVEALVVEVNSVPPPLPVAAPGPLRVELRLANGQCVTKGCAEGDEAYTSYYSDADYPITKVLREPVYVEVHIMERTDPKIVLMLGRCWTTSTPSPLSLPQWDLLIDGCPYQDDRYLTTLVPVTGSSGLQFPTHYRRFVVKMFTFVDPASLAALQETIFIHCSTEVCHPSSGSCEQRCTRKRRDTRIKAVSGEQTVVSSGAVTLVM from the exons ATGGTTGGAATTTGGTGTTTGGTTCAGCTTTTGCTGGTTTGTGCTTTATGTCATGCCGTTCCACACTGGGGTAAATCGCTTCAGGATGTTCAATCTCTGATGacccagcagtttccgcttcagaaaccagttcaacaaccaacttaccagcagtttccggttcagaagccagttcaacaaccaACTTACCAGCAGTTTCCGGTTCAGAAACCAGTTCAACAACCAACttaccagcagtttccgcttcagaaaccagttcaacaaccaacttaccagcagtttccagttcagaagccagttcaacaaccaACTTACCAGCAGTTTCCAGTTCAGAAACCAGTTCAACAACCAAGTAACCAGCAGGTTCCTCAGCAGATTTCGCTTCAGAAGCCGGTTCAACAACCTAAAccacagtttccgcttcagaagccagtagtGCAGACAGATCCTATTAATAAATGTGctgtagctgattctgagcagatccaatgtggtctacctggcatcagtggtgctgagtgtgaagctatcaactgctgctttaaaGCACAGCAGTGTTACTATGGGAGGACGG TAACTGTCCAGTGTATTcgagatggtcagtttgtggtagtggtgtctAGAGACGTTACtctgcctcgactgagtctggattcggttcatctactgggtggaaatgacccaccttgtgctcctgtggggtccacaccttcctttgccatataccagttccctgtgaccgcatgtggcacgagtgtgatg GAGGATGGCGGATATGTGGTGTATGAAAACCGAATGACCTCATCCTATGAAGTGGGGGTTGGACCATATGGTTCCATCACAAGGGACAGTAATTTTGA GTTCCTCTTCCAGTGTAGATACTCTGAAacttctgtggaagctctggttgtggaggtcaactcCGTTCCTCCACCTCTACCAGTAGCTGCTCCAGGGCCTCTCCGGGTGGAGCTCAGACTGGCCAATGGCCAATGTGTCACCAAAGGCTGTGCTGAAG GAgatgaggcctacacgtcctactaCAGTGACGCGGATTATCCAATCACAAAAGTCTTGCGagagcctgtgtatgttgaggtgcacattatggagaggactgaccccaaAATTGTCCTGATGCTGGGACGTTGTTGGACGACTTCAACCCCCAGTCCACTCAGTctcccccagtgggaccttctgatcGATGG atgcccttaccaggacGACCGTTACCTGACCAcactggttccagtgactggATCATCTGGGcttcagttcccaacccactaTAGGCGTtttgttgtgaagatgttcacattCGTAGACCCAGCCTCACTGGCTGCTCTGCAGGAAACT atcttcatccattgcagtacagaggtgtgccatccatcatctgGCTCTTGTGAGCAAAGGTGCACCAGGAAAC GAAGAGATACTCGTATCAAGGCTGTCTCTGgggagcagactgtggtttctagtggagcagttactctggtcatgtaa